Proteins from a genomic interval of Rosa chinensis cultivar Old Blush chromosome 2, RchiOBHm-V2, whole genome shotgun sequence:
- the LOC112183627 gene encoding uncharacterized protein LOC112183627, protein MDLQGDSAKDRGRFFPLKEFYRKDEVQEPLLMQPVLPVFEGINTTRLSWLTGEVTRLGAVAFHGGTDYMLAECWIENMETYFKMIICTDVERWIVATFLLQDEAKQWWDFVRKTRDVATLTWRCFVGLFRDKYFPASAREQLGIDFISLVQGTMSVRDYEARFSQLYRFVWPMDAEKLARRFEQGLNYEIRERMIILRLPTVAMILDRAIAIERELQASRGESSIVGDFRGKGKAIAEGSNAPGTQDGSRKRQKTCQQAPVGVAAEPTWIAPVGQAVPLRCFNCNELGHVARSCVKPKCRKCYKCGLKGHVVREWHFSRDCTQQQGRGQGNQQRQLPQGQTRVFAIDQQNTEEEGFTC, encoded by the exons ATGGATCTTCAGGGAGACAGTGCTAAGGATAGAGGCAGATTTTTTCCTCTGAAGGAGTTTTACCGGAAAGATGAAGTGCAAGAACCGCTTTTGATGCAGCCTGTTCTGCCTGTTTTTGAGGGCATTAATACTACCCGCCTATCATGGTTGACTGGGGAAGTTACTAGATTGGGGGCAGTCGCATTTCATGGTGGTACAGACTACATGTTAGCTGAATGCTGGATCGAGAACATGGAGACCTATTTTAAGATGATTATCTGTACTGACGTTGAGAGGTGGATAGTAGCTACATTTCTCCTCCAGGATGAGGCAAAGCAGTGGTGGGATTTTGTACGGAAGACTAGGGATGTAGCCACCTTGACCTGGAGATGTTTTGTTGGACTCTTTCGAGATAAGTATTTTCCGGCTTCTGCTAGAGAGCAATTGGGGATCGACTTTATCTCACTAGTTCAAGGAACTATGAGTGTCAGAGACTATGAGGCTCGATTTTCACAACTGTATCGGTTTGTCTGGCCGATGGATGCAGAAAAGTTGGCTCGTAGGTTCGAACAAGGATTGAACTATGAGATCAGGGAGAGGATGATTATCCTTCGACTGCCTACTGTGGCAATGATATTGGATAGGGCTATAGCAATCGAGCGGGAACTCCAGGCTTCTCGTGGGGAGTCATCAATCGTAGGAGATTTCCgaggaaagggaaaggcaattgcGGAAGGTAGTAATGCACCAGGTACTCAGGATGGGTCTCGGAAAAGACAGAAGACTTGTCAGCAGGCTCCTGTTGGTGTAGCCGCTGAACCTACTTGGATTGCACCTGTTGGGCAAGCTGTGCCTTTGAGATGTTTTAACTGCAACGAGTTGGGGCATGTGGCTAGGAGTTGTGTGAAGCCGAAGTGCAGGAAATGTTACAAGTGTGGGCTGAAGGGACATGTTGTTCGGGAGT Ggcatttctcaagggattgtacccagcag